CTGAACAGCGCCTCTTCTGGTTACAACCAAATACTACACCCCAGCTTGCTTCATTGCACACAGCAGCCCCAAAAGACACATGGCACAGCGTTTTAGTGACTTTTATTGTGTTATGTGGTACGATATCATTAATCATGACTTATGAAGGGCCTTTTATGCCTTTAGGACCGAAATATGCGTCTTTCCACGTAGGTGGGGCTCCCCCTTTCTATTTTGCGGTGGTGAAGTACTCAAAGCACAACTGAGTGAGGCAAGCGACCAGGTTGACATATTCCCTGAAGTCCACGCTGTTGTCTTTGTTGATGTCCAGGTCCTTGAAGATGCGATCGATGGCCGCCTTGTCGTTGGCTTTCTGTAGCGGACATGCGGGGCCGACTTTACACACACAGTTTTGTTTTACCGTGATTTGGTGTGGAGAGGTCACTCACCCCCAGGGGCCCTCCGAGTTCATGCtggagcagctccttcagctcTCCCTTGCTCAGAGTGTTCTTGTCGCCCTCCTTGCCGGCGTACTTCTGGAAGCAGTCGATGAGGAGAACCATGGCCTGCTGAATTTGAGACATGATGGCTGCAGAAAGAGGAAAAGAAGGAAGAGAGACGTTTACCAGCAAGGGCTGAACGCTGCTATGGCTCCCTCTAGAGGCCGAGCCAGGCTTGCGCATGTTTAACGGAGCACTGTGCCAGAGGGATCATGAGGCACTGTGGGCGAAAACTGGCACAACACCAAAAAGCCTTGAGTTAATGGAGTGGTTGCAAGGGAAGACTGGCAAACAAGTACCACAACGTACACTTTTAgtatacaatacttttcttagcgtgacaatgttttttcatgactaaaaatacagtttttttccccccaccagGACCTTTGTGACGCAGGGTAATGCAATGGCGACACCTTCACTTCTCCAGGTGGCTCATTCCAAATAGACAGGAGAAGGACGTTTATCATGGGATCGTACAAACACGTGACCGTGCGTGGAAAAAGTGTTAAGAGTGTGTTGCGTTCAGGCACCCCCTCTCATGGGTGTGGTAGTCTATGCAAACTGGCATCAGCTGGCCATTACGCAAACAAGCATCAAGATACGGAGGGTGCAGGACTAAAGCACATTTAGCAGCTAAATACTCAGAAATCTTTGCCAATGTTTATCATGAAAAGTTAATTTCTGGAGAGAATGGGTGAGAAAAGTCAACAAAAGTTGAGGTGAAAGAAAGCTGTCATGGTTTTCCACCCACCTGGTTTGCTGCTTTTCCTGATGCAGAAGTACGGAGAGACGCTGAAGAGTGGCTGAAGTGATGAGGAAGTGGATGCAAAGAGGCTTTATATCACCACCGCCACACCCTTCATCCCTCCCTCACTACTGATGCTCctttcatcctcctcctccttcctcttctcCTTTTTCACTCCTAACTTGTTCCTTTTCAAACACAAAAGGGCGACGTTATATAAcgttcaaaataaatataaatataataataatacaactaaataaAGTGTGCAGTGATTGCTGTGAGAGGAGTGGGGTGGAAgtcaaaaagagcaaaaaaccTTCCATCTCTGGGGTTGTGTAATCACATGTGATCATGTTACAATGCCTTTTTGTTCACTTTTAATTCACTTTTTCCTTGCGCAAGAAGAATAGATCCCTGTGTTTCTGACAATGAACCCAACATGGGCACAGCTCGTCGCTACGCAGATTGTTTCCTTTCCCTTCTCCTGCCTTGCATTTTTTGCGGTGGAGGCTGTGACTCACAATCACAATCCCCAAAGATCATTCCTCAGTCTgcagacacgcacacaccgAGCCCAGCTCTGTGGCAGCACCACGTCCATGTGGACATGTTGTGTGACTAAAACTCAAACGTCTTTCGTGACCGTGATACTACAATCTCGCTACTCTCACGTTAACTTCTTGGATTTTATGACCACACTAAACGTGTTGTTTTACAAATTTAGAGGAATTT
The DNA window shown above is from Dunckerocampus dactyliophorus isolate RoL2022-P2 chromosome 20, RoL_Ddac_1.1, whole genome shotgun sequence and carries:
- the LOC129172833 gene encoding ictacalcin-like produces the protein MSQIQQAMVLLIDCFQKYAGKEGDKNTLSKGELKELLQHELGGPLGKANDKAAIDRIFKDLDINKDNSVDFREYVNLVACLTQLCFEYFTTAK